From the genome of Segatella hominis, one region includes:
- the metG gene encoding methionine--tRNA ligase: MEQKNFKRTTVTAALPYANGGVHIGHLAGVYVPADIYVRYLRLKKQDVVFIGGSDEHGVPVTIRAKKEGITVQEVVDRYHNLIKKSFEDFGISFDIYSRTTSKVHNKFASDFFRTLYDKGVLEEKVEEQFCDEVTGEFLTDRNIVGTCPRCGAEGAYGDQCEKCGATLSPEELINPTNKNNPGHGLVKKPTKNWYLPLGKYQDWLKQWILEGHKEWRTNVYGQCKSWLDMDLQPRAMTRDLDWGIPVPVEGAEGKVLYVWFDAPIGYISNTKELCDAQPEKWGTWQKWWQDPETRLVHFIGKDNIVFHCIIFPTMLKAHGDYILPDNVPANEFLNLEDDKISTSRNWAVWLHEYLVDLPGKQDVLRYVLTANAPETKDNNFTWKDFQERNNSELVAVYGNFVNRALQLTKKYWGGVVPACGELQEVDEKAIAEFKDVKEKVEQYLNVFKFREAQKEAMNLARIGNKYITECEPWKVWKTDPKRVETILNISLQLVANLAIAFEPFLPFSSEKLRKMINMPTFEWTQLGSTDLLKAGTQLGEPELLFEKIEDEVIEKQLQKLADTKKANEEAEYKAAPIKPEVSFDDFEKLDIRVGHILNCEKVKKSKKLLKFTIDDGTGTERTICSGIAAYYEPEQLIGKDVLFIANFAPRKMMGIESQGMILSAVNFDGSLNVTSLLGKVKPGSQVG; the protein is encoded by the coding sequence ATGGAACAGAAAAATTTCAAACGTACCACTGTGACGGCAGCTTTGCCATACGCCAATGGTGGTGTACATATCGGACACCTGGCAGGTGTATATGTGCCAGCCGATATCTACGTGCGCTATCTCCGACTCAAAAAACAAGACGTTGTTTTCATCGGTGGTAGTGATGAGCACGGTGTGCCTGTAACCATCCGTGCCAAGAAAGAGGGCATCACCGTGCAGGAGGTGGTGGACCGCTATCACAATCTGATCAAGAAAAGTTTTGAGGACTTCGGCATTTCCTTTGATATCTATAGCCGTACGACCTCAAAAGTTCACAATAAGTTTGCTTCTGATTTCTTCCGCACTCTCTATGATAAGGGCGTGCTCGAAGAGAAGGTAGAGGAGCAGTTCTGCGATGAGGTAACAGGAGAATTCCTCACAGACCGTAACATCGTGGGTACTTGTCCTCGCTGTGGTGCTGAAGGTGCCTATGGTGACCAGTGCGAGAAATGTGGTGCTACACTTTCGCCTGAGGAGTTGATTAACCCAACCAACAAGAACAATCCTGGACATGGTCTCGTGAAGAAGCCTACCAAGAACTGGTATCTGCCTTTAGGAAAGTATCAGGACTGGCTGAAGCAATGGATTCTGGAAGGTCACAAGGAGTGGAGAACTAATGTTTATGGTCAGTGCAAAAGCTGGCTTGACATGGATTTGCAGCCTCGTGCGATGACCCGCGACCTGGATTGGGGTATTCCTGTTCCTGTGGAGGGTGCTGAGGGCAAGGTGCTCTACGTATGGTTTGATGCACCTATCGGTTACATCTCAAATACCAAGGAACTCTGCGATGCACAGCCTGAGAAATGGGGCACATGGCAGAAATGGTGGCAGGATCCTGAGACTCGTCTCGTTCACTTCATCGGTAAGGACAACATCGTGTTCCACTGCATCATCTTCCCTACTATGCTGAAGGCACACGGCGACTATATCCTGCCAGACAACGTGCCTGCCAACGAGTTCCTGAATCTTGAGGATGATAAGATTTCTACCTCTCGTAACTGGGCAGTCTGGTTGCACGAGTATCTCGTAGATCTCCCTGGCAAGCAGGATGTTTTGCGCTATGTATTGACAGCCAATGCTCCTGAGACCAAGGACAACAACTTCACATGGAAGGATTTCCAGGAGCGCAACAACTCTGAATTGGTTGCTGTTTATGGTAACTTCGTAAACCGTGCTCTCCAACTCACTAAGAAATATTGGGGCGGTGTAGTTCCTGCTTGCGGCGAACTGCAGGAGGTAGATGAGAAGGCTATCGCTGAGTTCAAAGACGTGAAGGAGAAGGTAGAGCAGTATCTCAACGTATTCAAATTCCGTGAGGCTCAGAAAGAGGCTATGAACCTCGCCCGCATCGGTAATAAATACATCACAGAATGTGAGCCTTGGAAGGTTTGGAAGACCGATCCTAAGCGTGTGGAGACTATCCTGAATATCTCCCTCCAGTTGGTTGCCAACCTCGCCATCGCTTTCGAACCATTCTTGCCTTTCTCTTCTGAGAAACTGCGCAAGATGATCAACATGCCAACTTTCGAATGGACCCAGTTGGGCAGCACAGACTTGCTCAAGGCGGGTACTCAGCTCGGTGAGCCAGAGTTGCTCTTCGAGAAGATTGAGGATGAGGTCATCGAGAAACAGTTGCAGAAACTCGCTGACACCAAGAAGGCTAACGAGGAGGCTGAATACAAGGCTGCACCTATCAAGCCAGAGGTTAGCTTTGATGATTTCGAGAAGCTCGACATTCGCGTGGGCCATATTCTGAACTGCGAGAAGGTAAAGAAGTCTAAGAAACTCCTGAAGTTCACCATCGATGATGGTACTGGTACTGAGCGTACTATCTGTTCAGGTATCGCCGCCTACTATGAGCCAGAGCAGTTGATCGGTAAGGACGTGCTCTTCATAGCAAACTTTGCTCCTCGCAAGATGATGGGTATCGAGAGCCAGGGTATGATTCTGAGTGCTGTCAACTTCGACGGCTCATTGAACGTTACCTCTCTCCTTGGCAAAGTAAAGCCAGGAAGCCAGGTAGGATAA